Proteins found in one Xenopus laevis strain J_2021 chromosome 1L, Xenopus_laevis_v10.1, whole genome shotgun sequence genomic segment:
- the LOC121401424 gene encoding olfactory receptor 1468-like, with the protein MNRSSVTEFILLGLSLSEKTRICIFIVFLLIYTITILANVLIIILVYSNHQLHSPMYILLSSFSFLEICYTAVTVPKMLSDLSHHNPASISVVGCFTQYNFFSLCAATEHFILVVMAYDRYIAICFPLRYGSIMTNKVCIQLILICWCISILSVLIPAFFLSKLIFCGPNKIDHFFCEFNPLLKLSCSNTHIIQIIFNSLSWIIIVGCLLCIAVSYFCIISAIVKIPSRLGKTKTFSTCASHLTVVGIFYGTVISIYLRPTVNTTFQQNKVVSVFYIVVTPVLNPIIYSFRNELLRKAVSILVIRIRMQCFCRQ; encoded by the coding sequence ATGAACCGTTCCAGTGTGACTGAATTCATACTATTAGGATTATCTCTGTCAGAAAAGACACGCATCTGCATTTTTATTGTCTTCCTTCTCATCTACACCATAACCATTCTGGCCAATGTCTTAATCATCATATTGGTATATAGTAATCATCAACTTCATAGTCCTATGTATATTCTGCTAAGCAGTTTTTCTTTCTTGGAGATTTGTTACACAGCAGTTACAGTGCCCAAAATGCTGTCAGACTTAAGTCATCACAATCCAGCTAGCATTTCTGTCGTTGGATGTTTTACTCAGTATAACTTTTTTTCTCTATGTGCCGCTACTGAGCATTTCATCCTTGTTGTTATGGCTTATGACCGCTATATTGCCATTTGTTTCCCTCTTCGTTATGGGAGTATAATGACCAATAAGGTTTGTATTCAACTTATACTTATTTGCTGGTGCATAAGTATTCTATCTGTTTTAATCCCagccttttttttatcaaagctcATTTTTTGTGGACCCAACAAAATTGACCATTTCTTTTGTGAATTTAATCCACTATTAAAACTGTCCTGCTCCAACACCCACATTATCCAAATCATTTTCAATTCACTCTCTTGGATTATAATTGTTGGTTGTCTACTTTGCATTGCAGTATCCTATTTCTGTATCATTTCAGCTATTgtaaaaattccttccagacttggaaaaacaaaaactttttctaCTTGTGCTTCTCATTTGACTGTTGTTGGAATATTTTATGGGACAGTTATTTCTATATATCTTAGACCAACAGTGAACACAACTTTTCAACAAAACAAAGTggtttctgtattttatattgtagtgaCCCCTGTTCTGAACCCCATTATTTACAGCTTTAGAAATGAGTTACTGAGAAAAGCAGTATCTATTTTGGTTATAAGAATAAGAATGCAATGTTTTTGTAGACAGTAA